A single Streptomyces xanthii DNA region contains:
- a CDS encoding DUF3560 domain-containing protein: MTATPAKGTITITHTRADGTLVEGSSKGDGVYELIRPLGFRYFRSLGMLGIQQSRDKAAKRWKINAAAEALRQAGWTVEIEIDEDTRRTFAEAEEERYARAESRTERFGTYADNAAGRSEAARERGRQIAEGIPFGQPILVGHSSEARARRDQERIDSALRTYVEEGKRAGYWAAREKAAAAYKEFRTNPGRTLRRIEKLEADARRVEKWLAGQSAGGYRRSDTDELHRRKAEIAEELAHWREVIADAERRGFKVWGPDDFQKGDFVNCGGTWYQVQRVNKKTLTIPHLHGGVRVAVVRKDPADKTRRGYTIPYDSVKGWASAEDIARLEAAEPEPEAERTVCPHCVRVANGQKRFSEARGMCTVCGYAKPQNFKAGPAPAPEADGHQEQAEQAPPVEEPAPAAETCPMCHSPRWHPVARRCANCNHAPGEPTPAPAPAAGEDWQEGMALVFIVSKNTRRTRKRALWAMTRREAQAVCGDPRTSGRSYMLTWTERPGTEGADWEWVPDNGSLDQVLEDLGITPRREWTTAPKTAAAVAH; this comes from the coding sequence ATGACCGCAACACCCGCCAAGGGCACGATCACCATCACCCACACCCGCGCCGACGGCACCCTCGTGGAGGGCAGCAGCAAGGGCGACGGCGTGTACGAACTGATCCGCCCCTTGGGCTTCCGCTACTTCCGCTCCCTGGGGATGCTGGGCATCCAGCAGTCCCGGGACAAGGCCGCCAAGCGCTGGAAGATCAACGCCGCCGCCGAGGCCCTGCGCCAGGCCGGATGGACCGTCGAGATCGAGATCGACGAGGACACCCGCCGCACCTTCGCCGAAGCCGAAGAGGAGCGCTACGCGCGGGCCGAGAGCCGCACCGAGCGGTTCGGCACGTACGCCGACAACGCGGCGGGCCGGTCCGAGGCCGCACGCGAGCGCGGCCGCCAGATCGCCGAGGGCATCCCCTTCGGCCAGCCCATCCTCGTCGGGCACAGCAGCGAGGCCCGCGCCCGCCGAGACCAGGAGCGCATCGACAGCGCCCTGCGCACGTACGTCGAGGAGGGCAAGCGCGCCGGGTACTGGGCGGCCCGCGAGAAGGCCGCCGCCGCGTACAAGGAGTTCCGCACCAACCCGGGCCGCACCCTGCGCCGCATCGAGAAGCTGGAGGCCGACGCCCGCCGCGTCGAGAAGTGGCTGGCCGGACAGTCCGCCGGAGGCTACCGCCGCTCCGACACCGACGAACTCCACCGCAGGAAGGCCGAGATCGCGGAGGAACTCGCCCACTGGCGCGAGGTCATCGCCGACGCCGAGCGCCGCGGGTTCAAGGTGTGGGGCCCCGACGACTTCCAGAAGGGCGACTTCGTCAACTGCGGCGGCACCTGGTACCAGGTGCAGCGGGTGAACAAGAAGACGCTCACGATCCCGCACCTCCACGGCGGCGTGCGCGTCGCCGTCGTACGGAAGGACCCCGCGGACAAGACCCGCCGCGGCTACACCATCCCCTACGACAGCGTGAAGGGATGGGCCTCCGCCGAGGACATCGCCCGGCTTGAGGCCGCCGAGCCGGAGCCCGAGGCCGAGCGCACCGTATGCCCCCACTGCGTGAGGGTCGCAAACGGGCAGAAGCGTTTCAGTGAAGCGCGCGGCATGTGCACCGTGTGCGGCTACGCCAAGCCGCAGAACTTCAAGGCCGGGCCCGCGCCCGCCCCGGAGGCCGACGGCCACCAGGAGCAGGCCGAGCAGGCGCCGCCGGTCGAGGAGCCGGCACCGGCGGCCGAGACGTGCCCCATGTGCCACTCCCCCCGGTGGCACCCGGTAGCGCGCCGCTGCGCCAACTGCAACCACGCCCCCGGGGAGCCGACCCCGGCGCCGGCCCCCGCCGCCGGGGAGGACTGGCAGGAGGGAATGGCCCTGGTGTTCATCGTCTCGAAGAACACCCGCCGCACCCGCAAGCGCGCCCTGTGGGCGATGACCCGCCGCGAGGCGCAGGCCGTGTGCGGAGACCCCCGCACCTCCGGCCGCTCGTACATGCTCACCTGGACCGAGCGGCCCGGCACCGAAGGCGCCGACTGGGAATGGGTCCCGGACAACGGGAGTCTCGACCAGGTCCTTGAGGACCTGGGCATCACCCCGCGCCGCGAGTGGACCACCGCCCCGAAGACCGCGGCCG